One region of Streptomyces sp. CG4 genomic DNA includes:
- a CDS encoding papain-like cysteine protease family protein — MSITTRGRRRLAPAVLAAVAFLTPAFLPAASAHAAPHSAPYPAPQSAPYAAPRAAVHPAVSAAKRLNITMQAQQNSNWCWAASGNTIASWFGRNYTQNQFCDAAFNRPQGSTCGNWQAALDDVQNALDWMGINPGTYVSGYLRYATVQKEINADRPVETRIEWNSGGGHMHVLYGYDTSANQVYWGDPWPSNYRYNWGDYDYYVNNNSFTWTHSLYGIGA, encoded by the coding sequence ATGTCCATCACCACCCGGGGCCGTAGACGGCTGGCGCCAGCGGTCCTCGCGGCCGTCGCCTTCCTGACGCCCGCCTTCCTGCCGGCGGCCAGTGCTCACGCCGCCCCGCACTCCGCCCCGTACCCCGCTCCGCAGTCCGCCCCGTACGCCGCTCCTCGGGCGGCCGTTCACCCCGCCGTTTCCGCCGCCAAGCGTCTCAACATCACCATGCAGGCGCAGCAGAACAGCAACTGGTGCTGGGCGGCGAGCGGCAACACCATCGCGTCGTGGTTCGGGCGCAACTACACCCAGAACCAGTTCTGCGACGCCGCCTTCAACCGGCCCCAGGGCAGCACCTGCGGCAACTGGCAGGCGGCGTTGGACGACGTACAGAACGCCCTCGACTGGATGGGCATCAACCCCGGTACGTACGTGAGCGGTTATCTGCGCTACGCCACCGTGCAGAAGGAGATCAACGCCGACCGCCCCGTCGAGACGCGCATCGAGTGGAACTCCGGGGGCGGGCACATGCATGTGCTGTACGGCTACGACACCTCCGCCAACCAGGTCTACTGGGGTGACCCGTGGCCGTCCAACTACCGCTACAACTGGGGGGATTACGACTACTACGTGAACAACAACTCGTTCACGTGGACCCACTCGCTCTACGGGATCGGAGCGTGA
- a CDS encoding ABC transporter ATP-binding protein, protein MHTAAPLTLSAAGSGAEAPAGSGAEAPAGSGAETQAGAPSPAGASSRMRHARISPLAAFRTFWPLVSVNRAAVLVSAALLVVSAGCDAGAIGIVGVLTDDVLTPGRLDAFWGPAALWLGLAAAGAVASAAGGCLAGWTSEHFLLGLRDRVFQHLQQVPPDALDLFGTGDLVSRLTGDIETVESLVASAPVELITSAVGAVVFAVAALWTSWQLALITLAAGPLIWFGARWFGTLMRSATRAERDSNGRLASLLEESLANMPLVQAYGRQQAESSKLHREGRSWMRAGLRQIRLSSVYGPMGELVETLSVLAVIGAGAWQISEHHLSVGGLLSFAAFLGYLHPKLQELGELVVSASSATAACERLIEVLRTGTVQQTAPRPDVPPLAEPVRGAVTFEDVGFSYPGNGDPVLNRVRLDIAPGLLVAVTGPSGTGKSTLGKLLLRFHEPSRGRILLDGRDIAELPVDEVRRHITLLPQDSMLFDGTVRENITYGRPDATEAEVLAAAVAADAHGFVGTLPGGYDSPVGKRGNHLSGGQRRRIALARAMLRTAPVLILDEPTAGLDDDSTARIMAPLRHLTAGRTTFLITHDLRLTAQADLVLHLSDGMAVITAPGQTPETGARPGHEAA, encoded by the coding sequence ATGCACACCGCAGCACCCCTCACCCTGTCCGCGGCCGGATCCGGCGCGGAAGCCCCGGCCGGATCCGGAGCGGAAGCCCCGGCTGGATCCGGAGCGGAAACCCAGGCCGGTGCCCCATCCCCGGCCGGTGCCTCGTCCCGGATGCGCCACGCGCGTATCTCGCCGCTGGCCGCGTTCCGCACGTTCTGGCCGCTCGTCAGCGTCAACCGCGCGGCCGTGCTGGTCTCCGCCGCGCTCCTCGTGGTCTCCGCTGGCTGCGACGCGGGCGCGATCGGGATCGTCGGCGTCCTCACCGACGATGTGCTCACCCCCGGCCGCCTCGACGCCTTCTGGGGACCCGCCGCCCTCTGGCTGGGGCTTGCCGCGGCCGGCGCGGTCGCCTCCGCGGCGGGCGGCTGCCTCGCCGGCTGGACCAGCGAACACTTCCTGCTCGGCCTGCGCGACCGCGTCTTCCAGCACCTGCAGCAGGTGCCCCCGGACGCCCTGGACCTCTTCGGCACCGGCGACCTTGTCTCCCGGCTGACCGGCGACATCGAGACCGTCGAGTCGCTGGTGGCGTCCGCGCCCGTCGAACTGATCACCTCCGCGGTCGGGGCGGTGGTGTTTGCCGTGGCGGCCCTCTGGACCAGCTGGCAACTGGCCCTGATCACACTGGCCGCCGGCCCGCTGATCTGGTTCGGCGCCCGATGGTTCGGCACCCTCATGCGCTCCGCCACCCGCGCCGAACGCGACAGCAACGGCCGGCTCGCCTCTCTGCTGGAGGAGAGCCTGGCCAACATGCCCCTGGTGCAGGCCTACGGCCGGCAGCAGGCCGAGAGCAGCAAACTGCACCGCGAAGGACGCAGTTGGATGCGCGCAGGACTACGGCAGATCCGCCTGTCCTCGGTCTACGGCCCGATGGGCGAACTGGTCGAGACCCTCAGCGTGCTGGCCGTGATCGGCGCCGGGGCCTGGCAGATCTCCGAACACCACCTCAGCGTCGGCGGCCTGCTCTCCTTCGCCGCCTTCCTCGGCTATCTCCACCCCAAGCTCCAGGAACTCGGCGAACTCGTCGTCAGCGCCTCCTCCGCAACCGCCGCCTGCGAACGCCTCATCGAGGTGCTGCGCACCGGCACGGTCCAGCAGACGGCTCCGCGGCCGGACGTCCCGCCGCTCGCCGAGCCGGTCCGGGGCGCCGTCACCTTCGAGGACGTCGGCTTCTCCTACCCCGGCAACGGCGATCCTGTGCTGAACCGGGTGCGTCTGGACATCGCCCCCGGCCTCCTCGTCGCGGTCACCGGACCCAGCGGCACCGGCAAGTCCACCCTCGGCAAACTGCTGCTGCGGTTCCACGAGCCGTCCCGGGGCCGCATCCTGCTCGACGGCCGGGACATCGCCGAACTCCCCGTGGACGAGGTGCGCCGGCACATCACCCTGCTCCCGCAGGACAGCATGCTCTTCGACGGCACGGTCCGCGAGAACATCACCTACGGCCGCCCCGACGCCACCGAGGCGGAGGTCCTCGCCGCCGCCGTCGCGGCCGACGCCCACGGATTCGTCGGCACGCTCCCCGGGGGCTACGACAGCCCCGTCGGCAAACGGGGCAACCACCTCTCCGGCGGTCAGCGCCGCAGGATCGCCCTCGCACGGGCCATGCTCCGCACCGCGCCCGTACTCATCCTCGACGAGCCCACGGCCGGACTCGACGACGACTCCACGGCCCGCATCATGGCGCCGCTGCGCCACCTCACCGCCGGGCGCACGACCTTCCTCATCACCCACGACCTGCGCCTGACGGCCCAGGCCGACCTCGTCCTGCACCTGTCCGACGGCATGGCGGTCATCACGGCCCCCGGCCAGACACCGGAAACCGGCGCAAGACCGGGGCACGAGGCGGCCTGA
- a CDS encoding transglycosylase family protein, protein MTARPRHRHTTPARLLPSLRTVLTVTSFGIVLPLLAPAVSHAASATTWDRVAACESGGNWSINTGNGNYGGLQFSQPTWVAYGGTAYAPRADLAGRAAQINVAEAVLARQGPGAWPVCSVRAHLTRGGGRSAPARRPGIPVHIAAESHSRGGAGQRSHASYTVREGDTLSGVARQLAVGGGWQRLYEANRNVIGPDPDVIRPGQRLALPSAG, encoded by the coding sequence ATGACCGCACGACCGCGGCACCGCCACACCACGCCCGCACGGCTCCTGCCGTCGCTCCGCACCGTCCTCACCGTCACCAGTTTCGGCATCGTCCTGCCGCTCCTCGCGCCGGCTGTCAGCCACGCGGCCTCCGCGACCACATGGGACCGGGTCGCCGCCTGCGAAAGCGGCGGCAACTGGAGCATCAACACGGGCAACGGCAACTACGGAGGGCTGCAGTTCAGCCAGCCCACCTGGGTGGCGTACGGCGGAACCGCGTACGCGCCGCGGGCCGATCTGGCCGGCCGGGCGGCCCAGATCAACGTGGCCGAAGCGGTGCTCGCCCGGCAAGGGCCGGGAGCATGGCCGGTCTGCTCGGTACGGGCACACCTCACGCGAGGCGGCGGGCGGAGCGCCCCGGCCCGACGCCCCGGCATTCCCGTCCACATCGCGGCCGAGTCCCACTCGCGTGGCGGCGCCGGCCAACGCTCCCACGCGTCGTACACCGTGCGCGAGGGCGACACCCTGTCCGGCGTCGCGCGGCAGCTCGCCGTGGGCGGTGGCTGGCAGCGGCTGTACGAGGCCAACCGGAACGTCATCGGCCCGGACCCGGATGTCATCCGGCCCGGGCAGCGGCTCGCCCTGCCCTCAGCCGGCTAG
- a CDS encoding GNAT family N-acetyltransferase produces MDDSELVTAADVRLMQGLAQRVTAVRPELVNSDASYGELAWNWGKGHASEGGSWLRQLWFSGADLVAWGWARLPHRVRRSDGSVKDVTGAYLGYQVHPDHSALVDEVIDWYDRVAVGVERTVMPSAADECALTRWAAHGYETDPASLGDTGSWTQLNERDLSDLEQPVLPDGFRFRTADEAGPQAAVQAHADAWAPTTYTAEAYEDVRRTPPYRGDLHVLVEAPDGTMAASTVMWLDEANSTAEFEPVGTHPDYRRLGLGRAMLLHGMHLAREAGARHMTVACLGAPGHPAARGLYYGVGFRELSRDAPLIKAAGQGG; encoded by the coding sequence ATGGATGACTCCGAGCTCGTGACCGCTGCGGACGTGCGGCTCATGCAGGGCCTGGCGCAGCGGGTTACGGCCGTCCGCCCCGAGTTGGTGAACAGCGACGCGTCGTACGGAGAGCTGGCCTGGAACTGGGGCAAAGGGCACGCATCCGAAGGCGGGAGCTGGCTGCGGCAGTTGTGGTTCTCCGGCGCGGATCTGGTCGCGTGGGGCTGGGCCCGCCTGCCACACCGGGTGAGGCGGAGCGACGGGTCGGTGAAGGACGTCACCGGCGCCTATCTGGGATATCAGGTCCATCCCGACCACAGCGCGCTGGTGGACGAGGTGATCGACTGGTACGACCGTGTGGCGGTCGGCGTCGAGCGCACCGTGATGCCGAGCGCCGCCGATGAGTGCGCCCTGACGCGATGGGCGGCGCACGGCTATGAGACCGATCCGGCCTCGCTCGGCGACACCGGCTCCTGGACTCAACTCAATGAGCGGGACCTCAGTGACCTGGAACAGCCGGTGCTGCCGGACGGATTCCGCTTCCGCACCGCCGACGAGGCCGGGCCGCAGGCCGCGGTCCAGGCCCATGCGGACGCCTGGGCTCCGACCACATACACGGCCGAGGCCTACGAGGACGTCCGGCGGACACCGCCGTACCGCGGCGACCTGCACGTCCTGGTGGAGGCGCCGGACGGAACGATGGCCGCATCGACCGTCATGTGGCTCGACGAGGCCAACAGCACCGCCGAGTTCGAGCCGGTCGGAACGCATCCGGACTACCGGCGGCTCGGGCTGGGCAGGGCGATGCTGCTGCACGGGATGCACCTGGCGCGGGAGGCCGGGGCCCGTCACATGACGGTCGCCTGTCTGGGCGCGCCCGGGCATCCCGCGGCGCGCGGTCTGTACTACGGCGTAGGGTTCCGGGAGCTCAGCCGAGACGCGCCGCTCATCAAGGCCGCGGGTCAGGGCGGATGA
- a CDS encoding GntR family transcriptional regulator, producing the protein MILSLDMDSEVPIYQQIRDRIVEAIASGQLVEGSSLPSTRQLAVDLGINFHTVNKAYDLLRREGLLRVNRKSGALVQRDTRSGPPEPAFTAEWETRLRTLLAEAVAHGTGDPAVLDSCRSVLTSFTSPAPASRRANPGAEQGDSAS; encoded by the coding sequence ATGATCCTCAGCCTCGACATGGACAGCGAGGTGCCGATCTACCAGCAGATCCGGGACCGTATCGTCGAGGCCATCGCCTCCGGTCAGCTCGTCGAAGGCAGCTCGCTGCCCTCGACGCGGCAGCTCGCCGTCGATCTCGGCATCAACTTCCATACCGTGAACAAGGCGTACGACCTACTGCGACGGGAAGGGCTGCTGCGGGTCAACCGCAAGAGCGGCGCCCTGGTCCAGCGCGACACCCGCAGCGGTCCGCCCGAGCCGGCCTTCACCGCCGAGTGGGAGACCCGGCTGCGGACCCTGCTCGCCGAAGCGGTCGCCCACGGGACCGGCGACCCGGCAGTACTGGACAGCTGCCGTTCCGTCCTCACCTCGTTCACGTCACCCGCGCCCGCTTCACGGCGCGCGAACCCCGGTGCAGAGCAAGGAGATTCAGCGTCATGA
- a CDS encoding DUF1648 domain-containing protein: MNSADVVVNVCMPAVLAAAAWWMPSLTGPTLPFGVRSPDARADAPVIAEQRRQYRRRVAASGVVLITAGILVSSVFRFGMPGVIPLLALAACLAAYHRARVAIMAVKRREDWYGGLRQGVATDTSLRTDPERFPWLWAVPALLVCVGTTVAGVLRYPSLPDRIPLHFTGSGSADRFGARSIGTAFFPVFAQAALTALILVLTWLSFRARADLDPARPADSARRHRRFSIRIAISLLLLSAFANLSLLAGAWAMWHPDQRVSAALVLLPVLAGLVVVIGIAVRTGQGGSRLPAQEGAVTEESTGVVRRDDDRYWRLLGSVYVNRADPALLVQKRFGIGWTVNFGNPRGVVLLLGLVLAPALIVPLLVH, translated from the coding sequence ATGAACAGTGCGGACGTGGTGGTCAACGTATGCATGCCCGCCGTGCTTGCGGCAGCGGCGTGGTGGATGCCGTCGCTGACCGGTCCGACCTTGCCCTTCGGGGTACGGAGTCCTGATGCGCGGGCGGACGCCCCGGTGATCGCCGAGCAACGAAGGCAGTACCGCCGGCGCGTCGCCGCGTCCGGTGTGGTGCTGATCACGGCCGGAATCCTGGTGAGCTCCGTGTTCCGCTTCGGCATGCCTGGCGTCATTCCCCTGCTGGCCCTGGCCGCCTGCCTGGCGGCCTACCACCGGGCACGGGTGGCGATCATGGCGGTCAAACGCCGTGAGGACTGGTACGGCGGGCTGCGGCAGGGCGTGGCGACGGACACGTCGCTGCGTACCGATCCGGAGCGCTTTCCCTGGCTGTGGGCCGTCCCCGCGTTGCTCGTCTGCGTCGGTACGACGGTGGCGGGCGTCCTGCGCTATCCGTCACTGCCGGACCGCATACCACTGCACTTCACCGGCTCCGGCAGCGCTGACCGGTTCGGCGCCAGGTCGATCGGCACCGCGTTCTTCCCGGTGTTCGCGCAGGCCGCGCTCACCGCGCTGATCTTGGTGCTGACCTGGCTGTCCTTCCGGGCCCGTGCGGATCTCGACCCGGCGCGGCCGGCCGACTCCGCCCGCAGGCACCGCCGCTTCTCGATTCGTATCGCCATCTCCCTTCTGCTGCTGTCGGCGTTCGCCAACCTGTCCCTGCTCGCCGGGGCCTGGGCGATGTGGCACCCGGACCAGCGGGTGTCCGCGGCCCTGGTCCTGCTGCCCGTCCTGGCCGGGCTGGTCGTCGTGATCGGCATCGCCGTCCGCACCGGGCAGGGCGGCAGCCGACTGCCCGCACAGGAGGGTGCGGTGACGGAGGAGAGCACCGGCGTGGTGCGGCGCGACGACGACCGGTACTGGCGTCTACTCGGCTCGGTGTACGTCAACCGGGCCGATCCCGCGCTGCTTGTTCAAAAGCGGTTCGGCATCGGCTGGACCGTCAACTTCGGCAACCCGCGAGGCGTCGTGCTGCTGCTCGGGCTCGTGCTGGCCCCCGCGCTCATCGTGCCGCTCCTCGTGCACTGA
- a CDS encoding alpha/beta hydrolase family protein has translation MRLRTLWRSGMIAVLTAAVTVSTAGPVSGAPRASAASRAALVPAVDREVRFTADGTIAYGTLHIPAHRAGRRLAAALLLPGSGPTDRNGDEPPDFTPHTLALMAGVLSGDGVMSLRFDKYGTGRTGLGGRTSAPDMAGYTRQAVAAYTTLRAQPEADPQALLVVGHSEGGLQALLVDRAVQPKPAGLALFAPQDMRLLDLIRGQLAADLNRAVATGQLTALQAALNNRGVARAVADFRAGRPVDTSGLLPSLSALLKGMFGPVNADFVRSDDALYPPSVARGVAPGTRTLVTCGTEDTNVPCRTLPSLLSALTAARTTGPGLRVLPGLDHLLHTAGTPVNDPVMAPAAQQALHDFVRPWRRFTQG, from the coding sequence ATGCGTTTACGCACCCTCTGGCGCAGCGGGATGATCGCCGTGCTCACGGCGGCGGTCACCGTCAGCACGGCCGGGCCGGTATCAGGCGCGCCCCGGGCGTCCGCGGCATCCCGGGCCGCCCTCGTACCCGCCGTGGACCGGGAGGTCCGGTTCACCGCGGACGGCACGATCGCGTACGGCACGCTGCACATACCCGCCCATCGCGCGGGCCGCAGGCTCGCCGCGGCGCTGCTGCTTCCCGGCAGCGGCCCGACCGACCGCAACGGCGACGAGCCGCCCGACTTCACTCCCCACACCCTGGCCCTCATGGCCGGCGTCCTCAGCGGTGACGGCGTGATGAGCCTGCGGTTCGACAAATACGGCACCGGGCGGACGGGCCTGGGCGGACGCACCAGCGCTCCCGACATGGCCGGCTACACCCGGCAGGCCGTGGCCGCGTACACCACCCTGCGCGCCCAGCCTGAAGCCGACCCGCAGGCGCTGCTGGTGGTCGGTCACAGTGAGGGCGGCCTGCAGGCGCTGCTCGTCGACCGCGCCGTACAGCCGAAGCCCGCCGGGCTCGCGCTCTTCGCCCCGCAGGACATGCGGCTGCTGGACCTGATCCGCGGCCAGCTGGCGGCGGACTTGAACCGGGCGGTCGCCACAGGCCAACTCACCGCGCTCCAGGCGGCGTTGAACAACCGGGGCGTGGCGAGGGCCGTCGCGGACTTCCGTGCCGGGCGCCCGGTTGACACCTCGGGGCTGCTGCCGTCCCTCTCCGCCCTCCTCAAGGGCATGTTCGGACCGGTCAACGCGGATTTCGTCCGCAGTGACGACGCCCTCTACCCGCCGTCCGTCGCCCGGGGCGTCGCGCCCGGCACGCGTACGCTCGTCACCTGCGGCACCGAGGACACCAATGTGCCCTGCCGGACGCTGCCTTCTCTGCTGTCGGCCCTCACCGCCGCCCGCACCACCGGCCCAGGGCTACGGGTCCTCCCCGGGCTCGACCATCTCCTCCACACCGCCGGCACCCCGGTCAACGATCCGGTGATGGCGCCGGCCGCGCAGCAGGCCCTGCACGACTTCGTCCGTCCCTGGCGACGGTTCACACAGGGCTGA
- a CDS encoding helix-turn-helix transcriptional regulator: protein MPERTFDGRELRNRRVLLRRSQSELGAVLGVGTNAVSRWETGQATPPPERLPGIAAALDADLDELFPRREPPNLADLRCDAGMTQADTMAVTKTRSPMSVRAAERGKRPLPEAFHEGLAGAYGISVPELLAAQKRSFGHIVPVRACAGVSAASVAHKLAHLRDDVFQGALPSDTEIADEGNRKAGKPVLTAALVEALRLGTYAGVSDEILHALALALDVPSVFFQSPDPQIERLVVSTRAVRNSFTVEAARGGENEIPAAARAELLDFISSTMAEILGPDSGLSE from the coding sequence ATGCCCGAGCGCACCTTCGACGGCCGTGAACTGCGCAACCGCCGCGTGCTCCTGCGCCGGTCCCAGTCCGAGCTGGGTGCGGTCCTGGGTGTGGGGACCAACGCCGTGTCGCGCTGGGAGACCGGTCAGGCCACTCCCCCGCCCGAGCGGCTTCCGGGCATCGCCGCAGCACTCGACGCGGACCTCGATGAGCTGTTTCCGCGTCGGGAGCCGCCCAACCTCGCCGACCTGCGATGCGACGCCGGCATGACGCAGGCCGACACCATGGCGGTCACGAAGACCCGGTCACCGATGTCGGTCCGCGCCGCCGAACGCGGCAAGCGGCCGCTGCCGGAGGCGTTTCACGAAGGGCTCGCGGGTGCCTACGGCATCAGCGTGCCGGAGCTGCTCGCCGCCCAGAAGCGCAGCTTCGGTCACATCGTGCCCGTGCGAGCCTGCGCGGGGGTGTCGGCGGCCTCGGTGGCGCACAAGCTCGCGCACCTGCGGGACGACGTGTTCCAGGGCGCGCTGCCGTCGGACACCGAGATCGCCGACGAGGGAAACCGCAAAGCCGGCAAGCCCGTGCTCACGGCGGCTCTGGTCGAGGCGCTGCGGCTGGGCACGTACGCCGGTGTCTCGGACGAGATCCTCCATGCCCTGGCGCTGGCCCTTGATGTGCCGTCAGTGTTTTTCCAGAGCCCGGATCCGCAGATCGAACGTCTGGTGGTGTCGACGCGCGCCGTTCGGAACAGTTTCACGGTGGAGGCGGCGCGCGGCGGCGAGAACGAGATTCCCGCCGCCGCGCGGGCCGAACTTCTGGACTTCATCAGCAGCACGATGGCCGAGATCCTCGGCCCGGATTCCGGTTTGTCCGAGTGA
- a CDS encoding NUDIX hydrolase, producing MTSPNPARPTMSAAAVLRDGEGRFLIVKPGYKPGWNLPGGGVDEGETPAQAARRELLEELGIDQAIGQLLVSAFVRTPAGSHIYFVFDGGVLSEEQRASIVLQESELTDYRFSAPDEIGPDEIPPAVRPVWEAALACLAAGSTTYREFAR from the coding sequence ATGACTTCCCCCAACCCCGCCCGCCCCACGATGTCCGCCGCGGCGGTCCTGCGAGACGGCGAGGGCCGGTTCCTGATCGTCAAGCCCGGCTACAAGCCGGGCTGGAACCTTCCGGGCGGCGGCGTCGACGAGGGCGAGACGCCGGCCCAGGCGGCGCGCCGTGAGCTGCTGGAAGAACTCGGCATCGACCAGGCGATCGGGCAGCTCCTGGTGAGCGCCTTCGTCCGGACGCCGGCCGGCAGCCATATCTACTTCGTCTTCGACGGCGGAGTCCTCAGCGAAGAGCAGCGGGCCTCGATCGTCCTGCAGGAGAGCGAGCTGACCGACTACCGGTTCAGCGCACCCGACGAGATCGGTCCGGACGAGATCCCGCCCGCCGTGCGGCCGGTCTGGGAGGCGGCGCTGGCATGTCTCGCGGCGGGAAGCACCACGTACCGCGAGTTCGCACGCTAG
- a CDS encoding MAB_1171c family putative transporter, with product MSDLLAYLIAGLLLIQAGLRARSAARGHMRDRSLWGAFVAFAAAWLSRSTAGRTVLDSLGLPDLAYFVKHVLSIMGICVILRYVTAVYRTAGPDGERSRAVRLSAVVHRVATRASLATLLAMAVIFFFLLGKPDTSTPFFIQRYRGEAALAVYMGLFYLYAGVSAAVCAVQWGGAVRDAPFRSLRNGLRMMSAAMVITTVYSVLRIAFLLVVTFSRVSDGTEHTQETVTDTLLYLCFLLWGLGAIAPATHAARERYDALRSLVGLSPLWRQLALRFPDAVRHRPSTFFSRITEKAARLDAARDVLFSPDPSLPARLDRFAMDIRDVVFLLRRHAPHDLAERALARAETDLRPQHATEVQAEALWIRAALSTVDAPVHEPAGPSAPYPFDSGATPREEVTHLRNLASAYRLTTPADAQNLLARRPTGRS from the coding sequence ATGTCCGACCTCCTGGCCTACCTCATCGCGGGCCTGCTCCTCATACAAGCCGGCCTGAGAGCCAGATCGGCGGCCAGGGGCCATATGCGAGATCGGTCGCTGTGGGGGGCCTTCGTGGCCTTCGCCGCCGCATGGCTGAGTCGCTCGACCGCAGGACGCACCGTGCTGGACAGCCTCGGCCTGCCCGACCTGGCCTACTTCGTGAAGCACGTACTGTCCATCATGGGCATCTGCGTCATCCTCCGCTACGTCACGGCCGTCTACCGCACTGCCGGCCCGGACGGCGAGCGGTCCCGTGCCGTACGGCTGTCCGCCGTCGTCCACCGCGTCGCCACCCGGGCTTCGCTGGCCACCCTCCTGGCGATGGCGGTCATCTTCTTCTTCCTCCTGGGCAAACCCGACACCTCCACCCCCTTCTTCATCCAGCGGTACCGCGGCGAGGCGGCCCTCGCCGTGTACATGGGTCTGTTCTATCTGTACGCCGGTGTCTCGGCCGCCGTGTGCGCGGTCCAGTGGGGAGGCGCCGTCAGGGACGCACCGTTCCGTTCCCTGCGCAACGGCCTGCGGATGATGTCGGCCGCCATGGTGATCACGACGGTCTACTCGGTGCTCCGCATAGCCTTCCTCCTGGTGGTCACGTTCTCCAGGGTTTCGGACGGCACGGAACACACCCAGGAGACGGTGACCGACACCCTCCTGTACCTGTGCTTTCTGCTCTGGGGCCTCGGCGCCATCGCCCCGGCGACGCACGCCGCACGCGAGCGGTACGACGCCCTGCGCAGCCTCGTCGGCCTCTCTCCTCTCTGGCGGCAGCTCGCACTGCGCTTCCCGGATGCCGTCCGGCACCGCCCCAGTACGTTCTTCTCCCGCATCACAGAGAAGGCGGCACGCCTCGATGCCGCCCGCGATGTGCTCTTCAGCCCGGACCCGTCGCTGCCGGCCCGCCTGGACCGATTCGCCATGGACATCCGCGACGTGGTCTTCCTGCTGCGGCGTCATGCGCCCCACGACCTTGCCGAGCGCGCCTTGGCGCGCGCCGAGACCGACCTCAGGCCACAGCACGCCACCGAGGTGCAGGCCGAAGCGCTCTGGATCCGCGCCGCGCTGTCCACGGTCGACGCCCCCGTGCACGAGCCGGCCGGCCCGAGCGCGCCGTATCCCTTCGACTCCGGTGCCACTCCGCGCGAGGAGGTCACCCACCTGCGGAACCTGGCATCCGCCTACAGACTCACCACACCCGCCGACGCCCAGAATCTTCTCGCCCGCCGGCCCACCGGCCGCAGTTGA
- a CDS encoding heavy metal-binding domain-containing protein: MTVFNPADGTPDGRSAQGVPADAMRRLAELQPGKPGSIFTSDLSVNEFLLVREAGFRPIGLVLGSSIYHVGIQLGRWGKNQELTTLSQAMYHARELAMTRMEAEAAQLGADGVVGVRLSVEAREFGNDIAEFIAIGTAVKADHPAPGGNGGSWRNLKGQPFTSDLNGQDFWTLIRAGYAPLGMVMGTCVYHIAHQRMGQMFSNIGKNVEIEQFTQALYDARELAMARMQHEAEELRAEGIVGVQLNAHNHRWGGHTTEFFAIGTAVRPLRDDHVIERPTMVLGLDG; this comes from the coding sequence ATGACCGTCTTCAACCCCGCCGACGGCACTCCCGACGGCAGGTCGGCACAGGGTGTCCCGGCCGACGCGATGCGGCGGCTCGCCGAACTGCAGCCGGGCAAGCCGGGTTCGATCTTCACCAGCGACCTGTCGGTCAACGAGTTCCTGCTGGTGCGCGAGGCGGGATTCCGGCCCATCGGGCTCGTCCTGGGCAGCTCGATCTACCACGTGGGCATTCAGCTGGGCCGCTGGGGCAAGAACCAGGAGCTGACCACGCTCAGCCAGGCGATGTACCACGCCCGTGAGCTGGCCATGACCCGCATGGAGGCGGAGGCGGCCCAACTCGGCGCGGACGGCGTCGTCGGCGTACGGCTCAGCGTCGAAGCCCGTGAATTCGGCAACGACATCGCGGAGTTCATCGCGATCGGCACCGCTGTCAAGGCTGATCATCCGGCGCCGGGCGGCAACGGCGGCAGCTGGCGCAACCTCAAGGGCCAGCCGTTCACGTCGGACCTCAACGGTCAGGACTTCTGGACACTCATCCGTGCCGGCTACGCCCCGCTGGGCATGGTGATGGGCACCTGCGTCTACCACATCGCGCACCAGCGGATGGGGCAGATGTTCTCCAACATCGGCAAGAACGTGGAGATCGAGCAGTTCACGCAGGCGCTGTACGACGCGCGGGAGCTGGCGATGGCGCGGATGCAGCACGAGGCGGAGGAGCTGCGGGCGGAGGGCATCGTCGGCGTGCAGCTCAATGCGCACAACCACCGCTGGGGCGGTCACACCACCGAGTTCTTCGCGATCGGCACGGCCGTGCGGCCGCTGCGCGACGACCACGTCATCGAGCGCCCGACGATGGTGCTCGGCCTGGACGGCTGA